The Lagenorhynchus albirostris chromosome 17, mLagAlb1.1, whole genome shotgun sequence nucleotide sequence aacaaagtaagtATGAGAACTCATATTGATGGTCGTTCCCACACAAgccaggtgaaaaaaaaaattgaacatttttaaaacacttaattTTAACTATTCAAGCCTTTCAAAAGTAATGGAGTATATTGTCATAAATAATATAGATGATTGTCTTGTTGAAACACAAAGTGTACAAAATTAAgatgtatttgaaattttgagCAAAGGGCTTAGAGCTTGTGATATATATTTagaagaatgggagaaataattttatatgtatatacatatatatgtgtgtgtgtctatttcatattttactAAGTAAACAAAATCTCTGCTATTTTAATCTATGCCAAGATCTAATCTGATAATTAAGTCTCTAGTACGGATTGTATTGTTCTCCTCAACCACTCTTTGTTCCTCGAGAGAGAAGCACAATCTccagattcacacacacacacacacacacacacacacacacacacacacacacgaaaaagccaaaaaaaaaattgagaaaatttagGTGATTGCCTGCCAAAATATATCATCCTTAAAATAATAATCCAAATAACTGAtgcaaaagtatttttttcctaaaatacctAGATAATTACCACTTTCTCTTTTTACCTCATTAGCTGGAATATGAGTGTGTAAGGATATATTTactcatataataaaatatacatatactcaAAGTTCCCTTTGAGAAACTGTTCCTGTGTTTTCTAGCCATCTCTGTACCAAGTAAAATCCACACGTAAAAGAAAAGttacattttctttctataaaCCCCTACACTTACCTATAGCCATGCAGTCAATAAAGTTaaacaacaaatgccaaagaaaaaatgggaaagaaaaatgtcttgaacttgtcattttaaaaatcagtaataatATGCATTATTTTCTAGTTAGAGACAATATGTAGATGGTGAAGTTAAGTGTAATACACCTGAGCAAATTCTTAGGGAAGTGAATAACATTAGCAGCAAAGCGTTTAGAGTCAGGCAGACCTACATTCAAACTAAACTCCACACTTTATCATCTACTGCACATCGGGCAAGCTACACCACCTCTCTGAGTCTtttaatttcatctgtaaatctGGACTAATTATAGTACCTCTCGTCATATTGTtgagatgattaaatgagaaaatacatgcaACCAGCTAGCACCATGCCTGGTACATTGTTTGTTCTCAACAAATCGCAGCTGTTGCCATTATTCATAGTTCATTGTAGCCATttagaagaatggaaaaaaatatcagCGTTCATACACCATTAGGTTAAGTGGATATTGCTATAAAATCATTACGCATCATGTGGgttgaattttaaatgaatttactaGAGAAATACACTTACCTGTAAACATTAATAGTAAATAGCAAATGCAAGCAACAATGAAAAACATTATATGGAATTACCTATCTCTTCCCACATCCTTACAAACATGCACGCTCTGCTTGGTGTTGGGTGTAGTGAAAAGATTAATATATGCTGATTTCCAAAAACCAATGAAGAAAATGATTGTCAATTCAAAGTATGAAATTACAATACTGAAATCTTAATAACATGTTTCTAATAGCATTCACATTTGCTTGGGATTTGTTTTATTGTCAATAAAAAAGtttattcaaattatatatatttctgtaccTCAACCCATGGTCTATTTTCTGCAAGGCCCAGCTCATCCTAGATGTGCTGGACTGAGTTTTAGCAACCCTTTTTCTGGAAAGCTTCCCTTGGCTACCCAACCATTAGGATCTCTCACTCTCTTCCATCTACCCTTGACTCCAAATTTAGGTATTCTTTTCTAACAATTCATCTTTCATAAAGTCCCCTgcatcttccctttccttttcctctgcacTACCCTTTCCCCAAACCACACTGCATTACCTGCTGAACTTTATTCAACTGTTTCTTAAGTGTGTCTCCTAGCGATGGACCTTTCCTGCATAAAACGGCCAAGTAGGTCTAAGAAGAGCTTTTATCAGGTAATTCCACTTTCAAAACGTTCAATGGCTTCCTGTTGCTAGGATGACTCGTAATAGCCAAACGTTTCGAACGTGAATGGGGATGTTATTAATGTTACTAATGGGCTTAAACCAGAACGATGCAGGCAAGCCAGGACTTACAGTGAACCAACCCATTGCCAACtctgtgcttttcaaactttctcACCTAAATATTCCTCAGGGTGGACTCAAAACTAAACTCTcaaattcaaatttcttttaagtttacacatttaaaattcttGAAATTCTAACATTCTCGTATATATCCATGTTTTAATGTACACATAATGTTTTTAAGTCCCAGCAACCCTTTTACATGAGCAAAATTTCAGAACATCTTACCCAAAATCTTGGAGCCAAATTGACCTCAAAGAAGACTTACTATCAGGACACAACTTCTAAAAACCCTTTGTAGTGTAGTCTATGAACAAGCTGTCTCCTGAAACACAGAGAAGGCCATTCGCAAAGACCTGGAATTGAATTATGCTCCCTGAAGTTGAGTTGAGTCATCCATCCTTATGTAAACTCACTGTTCCACTCACAAAAGTTTTCCATATGGTCTCTTTGTAAACCCATTTCCATGTCAGCAATAACAAATATACCTCCTCTCTTCTTTGCTTTCCTCAACCCTACTCAGTCTTATGACCCTGGTCCATTTGCTCTGGTTGCCATATAAAATACAAggtacccagttaaatttgaatttcgtAAAAGCAAGGAATGGTTTTCAGTATGTCCCGTGCAATATTTGGATTAAAACTGAACTAggtattggtatttttatttgctaaatctggcaactctaaCTGTAAAGCCATTGCTGACCACCCTCCCTACAGCCCCAGGGCTTTGAGGTTCTTCTGAATTTCTAGTACAAATCATCTACCTCTATTTGACACTTACCCTATTTTGCATGTGTTTCTATTGCTTTTTATATCCATATACTTCATTTCCCTGACTTGAAAGCTCCTTAAGAATGAGGACACATATATTGtatctctttttaatttcataatgCTTCACAGAAACTCTTGACCATAGGTGGTGATCATAAATATTGATACTTGTCAATTGAGAGATTGAtttaaaatcagggcttccctggtggcgcagtggttgagagtccgcctgccgatgcaggggacacgggttcatgccccggtctgggaagatcccacatgccgcggagcggctgggccggtgagccatggccactgaaacTGTGCGtgcggatcctgtgctccacaacgggagatcAGTGAGCAAAATAGCCAACAACTATTTATTAAGCAACTGCTTTCTGTTCCATTCAGAACTATGctgtaaattatttaataaatgagtaAGATGCAACACTTGCCTTCAAAGAGTTTAGTTTAGTAAACAAAACTTACGCATCAGAAACCAGTAGTGAATGACCTGAAACAGTATATAATCAAGTATAACAGTGTATAATCATGATTATGTAGTATAGCCTACTAAGGACAACAGGGGATGAATGTGGGAGTACCCCCGAAGAGAGGGAAACGCTGAAGAGGGGTGATCTGAATTGGGATTCAGATCTTGGGAAGGATGGAGATGAGTGGAGACGATTAGGAAGGGTAATGCCGTCTGGGGAAAGTCTTGGGCAACTGCAGCAAGTGGAAAGGAGACCCATCTTCACAGTATGCCTTTGCTGCATGGAAACAATCAGAATTTGCTTGCGCTGTGGTTGCAACTGGTTTTACGGGGTTCCATAGGATTCAGAGCAACTATATCAGCGAAAATCTATGCAATGACTACTACTGGATAGAGTCGTGCCATGTAGAGTCACAGGccctgatgttttaaaaaaataatcaaagtaaGGATGCTGTTAAAGAAATCACCCATGGAGATGAGCTGGGGTTTGTCCCCAGACCACCTAAGAGAGGAAAGAACAAACATTTTTATCAGTCACAGTTATATATTACACATGGGCTCTAAATGTGTTGGTTCCTGACAACGTTTACACCTTTATCAATCTTAATTAGATCAGTGACCTTACTGAAAATTGGTGAACTTCATTTACAGGAAACTGAGGACAGATGTTGAGGAATGTTTTCTTCAGTAGGAATTCATTTGCTTTTACAGCTTTAATCTGTTACCtctctataaaatggaaaatctttttttattgaagtatagttgatttacaatattgtgttagtttcaggtgtacagaaaagtgattctgttttatgtatttttcggattattttccattataggttattacaagatattgaatattgttccctgtgctatacagtaaatctttgttgcttatctattttatgcatagtagtttttaatctgttaatcccatactcctaatttatccctgccccctccctttcccctttggtaaccataagtttgttttctatgtctgtgagtctgtttctgttttagattagatagtctgtttctgttttagattagattagatttcTGATATAGATTCTTTTGTattattctttagattccacacataagagACATCgtataatatttatctttgtctgacttacttcatttagtatgatattctctatgtccatccaggttgctgcaaatggcagtatttcttttttatggctgagtaattttccattatatatatatatacactcccaacatcttcttaaaccagtcaCTGGTTGATGGgaacttgggttgtttccatgtcttggctattgtaaatagtgctagtatgaacattggggtgcatatatctttccaaattagagttttcatcttttctggatatccagtaatgggattcctggatcatatggtatttctatttcagtttttttaaggaaactccatactgttttccatagtggctgcaccaatttacatccctaccaacagtatagaaaggttcccttttctaTGAGACAgaatatcttttattttgcttttggatTGCCTTTCCCTAATAAAGTTGATGTCTTTAACATGTGCTTCTAATATGTGCttaattttgcaaaatattttgggTACCATTTGGTGTCCTCTTACCAGAAAAAGGTACAAGCCTACAAAGGTTTGCTGTTTTGGTTTTAATCAGTTCATGGAATTAAATGCATTGAACCACAAAATGCTTTTATGTGACAGATATTGTGATTCACGCTGAACATCCATGTGAAGATAGGCTTGGACCTTTATAAGTGACATAATTTTATTGACTAAATAGACACATAGGACAAAGAAATATGGTTTCAGCCTTCTAAAATTCCAAAGGCATCCAGTAAAAATCTCTCAGAATGGGTGTTGGCAGGACAATTCTGGCACAAGGCAAATTGTGTTgcttattttaaggaaataagcTAAATAGGGATGGAGATTCTTTTAGAGAGATGCTCTGGAtgtattaggttgaaccatatgcaGTATGACACTATTGGTCTTTGTGTATGGTTCAACGGTGTGCGAGCATGTCTAGCCCTCTTGGCACATTGAATCTCATTCTGAAAGTAGAGCTAGAAGAAAGCCTCTTGGCAATCTTAAGACAGATTGATTTACTACATTTTATCCAGAGATCCCAACTTTGTCACTGGCCATATATGACTTCAGCCTCTGTGGGCcatttcatttgcaaaattgATGGTACAATGGGTGGACAGTTGACTAAATGATCGCTTAGAATCTTCCCAACCTAAATTTCTGTAGCTCTAAAACATCCAGATACTAATCTGTTTCCTACTGGCTAACCAAAGATGCACCTGGCAATAATGCCCAAACAATCTTCTGCAGATTCTCGCCTTGCCAAGGTACTCCTCTTCCATGGGTTACATAATGATCAGAAGATCCTGCCAAGAGGTACATGCCCCCTGTGAGGTTCAATATGTTAGGACATCACCATTTGTTTATACTTTCTCACAAGTCAGTGCACAttgtctctattatttttcttccattttccttaatttattaattttgctaATTATATAACCAACAAAGGTGAGAGGATCCCACCTCTTTATCCCCATCTGGTCGTCACTTGTCCCGGTGATGACCAACGTGATAAGAGGCCCTCTAAGGTTGCCTAGACAGGAGACCTCTTGAAGGGCAAAGGGGAAAATGaaatggggggggtggggggagtgaagggggaggaaggTCTGAACTCCAGCAGCTGCTTGGCATCCACACTGAGTGTGCAGAGAGGAAGAGACATCCTTATCAGATCTCAGGTCCaggtttttggtgtgtgtggaAAGAGGGAGATAAAAAAAAAGTGCACTTGGGATGAAGAGAAATAAGCAACATTGGCCCCTGCAAGATACATCAATATTTGCTTAATAACTATCCTGGTGAGTTCTCTGACTCTCCAAATGGGTATGTGGCCATTCAGGGTCAACCAGCAAAGGACACCTCCTGAAGCTGATTTATATACAACAGACCTGCGTGCAAATGTACTGGAATGGACCTTTCTCTTTGCCCATTttgtctgtttctgcttcctctgtatcttcctgtctctccctcctaCCCTGCTGGATCTCATTTCCTTctaccttcctttctttctctagctccctTTCTCTCACTTCTTATCTAACCTGCAACAATTTGTGTTTTATGTCCTCTGTAATAAGGAATATGCACCCCAGAGTCCGTTTCCATCTTTCGttcatttatattttgtgaaAGAGAGCAGTGTCCCTGGCAACATTCATTCTTCAGGAGGCTACAATTATTACTCAGGTTAAAAGAAACGTTCAGAGGAAATTCAGAAAATGATAGATACTAATCTTGAGCCTTTTGTTTCAGCCtacaaggaaaaaatgaaggaGCTGTCCATGCTGTCACTGATCTGCTCTTGCTTCTACCCGGAACCTCGCAACATCAACATCTATACTTACGATGGTAAGATGCCTACAATAGAAATGCCCCTGCTGGCTGGATCAGTTGGCAAAGCTTGGATATATTTGTTTCTGTCTCAAAGTTCCTGATATAATTAAATCAATATTTTGTGGATATTACTATTGACCTGCCGGGTCTAGCTAATGGGTCTTATTGATTGCCGTTAGCTCAAAACAGTATGAGTTTGATGCTAATAACAGCACATTAATGTCTCTTAAGAAACATGGCTGAGTGCTTATTAGCCATCGCATCCAGCATGTCAACAACCACAATATGTCCGAGGCTTTTCTTTGCAAATAACATGATACGCTAAGCTGTAATTAGAGAtcacaatttgcaaaaaaaaTGCTTTGTAGTTAGAAAACTCAGGAGAGAAAATCAACCACCATCACAGTTTTTTAGTGTAGTCTTTATAAAATCCCCGTATTTTGTGTGTGCTGTCAACAACCTAATAAGTTCCAGTAGTAAAACCGACCTATGAAGCCCCAGATAAagaggattttaaaagaaaatcctaaagaactGGCATAGCTATGAACCTTACTTTGCAGTAAAACCCTTTTGGTTTGATTTATCCTGATTCATACGACTTAATTTGATTACCTTCCTGGTTCTGCCAGTATCTGCATGACCTCGGGCAAGTAACTTAGATTCTTTGAGCCTGATTTAACTCTAATATCTTCCTCCCGGTGGTGTTGTGGGTTTAAATGGTTTCATGTTTAGCATAGAGCCTGGCCTCTTGTAAGCATTCAAAATGGTAGCTGACATTATCAACAATACCATTTTTACGTAATTCAGTCCATTTAATCAAAATGTTTGGTGCAGTTATATATGTAGTAGAAAAAGCTGAGGCATATCTGGCTACCTGTTTGGCTCACAACGATTTTCTTTTCCACATGTATAAGGAAATACATTAAAGGTAAGGTGAAAGGATCTATGGCAGTTAACCCCTTCTATACCTTGAAAATATTCCAGGACTCaaagatgtttttctttcaaaCTGATTCTGCCATGACACAAGCATCACAAATATGCATTAACTGTTTCACAAGGAAATGTCTTCCATGCAAAAAGATTTTGGTTTCCAACCAAAACTCTCTTTAGAATGCAGGTCCCACGCCTACTTCGTATAagttcattcagtcaacaaatacaCTGGTCCTATCCTTAATCTGCTAAATGTGGCTGTGACTAGTCATCCAGCTATGTTTCTTCTGAGTCTGTATCTCACCATGTGCTGTCACTGAGGCTCCAGTGATGAATACAGCTCAGGCCTCTTCTTCAAGGCACTCATGGCCTAGTAGAAGAGAATTACAGCATACGAATAACCAGTAAGTGGAACTCAGTGTGATTATTTGCTAAGGCAGCATTTACTGGTAGGACACAGAAGACAGGGATGGTTTCTGCCCTCTTAGGGACTGGAGAGAGGGAAACGAAAATCAAAGGTTATATATAAACTGAGTCTTAGAAGTCAAATAGACAATTCAACATAGCTCATGAACTGCTTCCTAAAAGAACTGGTAGAGAATTTCAAATTCCCAATGTCTTTAACCTCGTCTTCTCTTTCTATATTAGGTAATAATGTGAAGTGTTTATTGTAGACAAATATTATCACAAGAATTAATAATTAttcttatttacatttataaacacTAAGTGCTATGGCCCGTGCTTTACATTTAGTatcctttatatctttttttgggAACACCTTTAcaatttagtttttttaacaGCTGTATTGAGGTAACTTACAAAtcactgcacatatttaatgtatataatttgaTTAATTTGGACAAGTATCCTTcatcttttaatcttcacaacagtctTATGAGAAAGGTGCCTTTTATCTCCatctttcagatgaggaaatgaaagctTAAAGAAGTGAATTAACCTTCCCAGTATCACACCCTAGTAAGCAGGGCTTACTATTTGGATGCAAATACAGGCAGTTCTGATTTCAGTGTCTCTAACTCTATCCATTTAAAATCCCATCACCTCATCaaataagtgatttttatttgccTCTGTTCTCTTGAAATCCTTTTCCATAAATTTACACACTTTTTATAGAATTGTACTTAAGATATAAGTACAAATTTGGATGCCTTCAggaagatttaaaatattcttacatTTGTGAAAAAAGCCACATCATTTTTAACATACTTACTGAATTGACTTTGGCTATATGATCTGTTAGCATTCACAGATCTAAGTAAGTAAGGTCAGTTCCTGTTCACCTGGGGTCTTACGTGACCACAAACTGAAAGTGCACTAACCAGGCTGCTAAAAGAACGTTAATGGAAGCTAATTTATAATTCTTCTCTGCTCTGCTCTAGTCAGAACTAGCCTGGAGACCTGGCCAGCTTGGTTGCCACAATTTTCAAGGGACATTAATAAATCAGTGAGTCCTGTGAGGTTAGGGAGTGATGCAGTAGTAAAGATCTAGAAACCGTGTCACTTTAGGACACTGAGGATGCTTTAGACTGGGGAAaaattttgaaatggaaaatcaTAACTCTTTTCAAATACTATTGTGATGCACAACAGAGACTGGCCTGACTTTGGGTGGGTTTAGAGGACAAAACAAGGACTGGGGGGCCGAAATGAGAGGGGTGTAGTCTGGggttcaaaataaaaaacagtcaTCTAAAAGTTAGAGCTGTccaatgagcttttaaaaatcagtatatttTACTAAGCTGTAAGTTGTGTAATTACACTAATATCCTAGCAGGTGCTAGCTATCactctattttatattataaatgatattattttacattgtaaattattattttacattataatgtattacattataaattatattatgcaTTTTCAGGTTTCTGCCCATTTAATTACTATGCATATTATGCAGCTATTgagtttaaatagttttaaaatgtacagagTGTATAAATTAGATAAGCAGAAgttgccccctccctcccctactACAATGCCTCTTCCCCCGGTTCCTGTCTACAGCTGAGGTATGATGAAGAAGGACATTCTAAGTAGCAACAAAGTAGAAGCAAAGAGATTACCGTGGTACCCTGTCTTATTGTCTTCATTAGACTATAAGCACCTTGAAGACAGGGACCCCCATCACAGTGTCCTCCCCAGAGTGGACATTACACTGCTTGATGACTCAGATGAACAGACACACTGAAGGGCAAACCAGGAACCAGCAGGATGCCTTTGCACATGAGCCTTGACTGCTGCAGGTATTTCCAACCATTCAGGGAGCTACATCGGTTCCAACACAGCTCCTGTGATTTCTAACCACAGGATTAGGTGTGAGAACTGGAGGATTATGTAATCTGAAAATGTTTCCAGCTATGCTAATttccaaaacaataaataaatctaaatctGTGCTCCTTGGTTTTCATATGAGgctcatatttatttaaaaggaaaataaagttagtTCAAAATCGATTCAGGCTATTTTTTTCTGGGCACGTCTACCATGATTCAACTCCCTATGGACATTATTGAATTTCCCCAcactgtaaatatttatccaGTTAAAATATACCTATAATTATACGAAAGAAAGAGGTCTTGTATGTTCAAACAACGTAGAGCAGCATTTTCCTCATCTTTGCCAGAATAACAAGGCTACTTTTAATTGCCAGAATTCAAAGTATTTTAGTAAACCCATGCCTGTGTTCTGTGTGCCTAACCTTCTCAAATATTCATCTCTCAGATATGGAAGTGAAGCAAATCAACAAACGTGCCTCCGGCCAGGCTTTTGAGCTGATCTTAAAGCCACCGTCTCCTATCTCAGAAGCCCCACGAACTTTAGCTTCTCCCAAGAAGAAAGATCTGTCCCTGGAGGAGATCCAGAAGAAACTGGAGGctgcagaggaaagaagaaaggtaaCTTTTTCCATAGGTTTTTAAATTCTGctctctcttttccttgccttctctctctcctcttctctctcccttctcctccccaacccctccactttcacacacacacacacacacacacacacacacacacacacacacacttccatcaGAAGTTCCAGGAGACAATGATGCCTGAACCTGCACATGTAAGTCTTCTAGACATAGATCCAGGCTACTTCAAGTAAAAACTGTTGCTTTGATGCTAGTTAAAACCAAACATCTCAGACACTGAAAGAACTTCAGTGCCCTAGTGCCCTCCccccatcttggacccattttgATAAAAGCCTCCCTGCCTTAGCCTATCCTTGCTGTCAAGAAAGCACAGCCTTAGGTACTGTAACTCCAGGGGTTGTGGTGGAGAGAGGTGCCCAAGTGGTGAGTCCTCGCTCTCAGACTCTGCGTCCTGCCCCAAAGCATAGTACATGGTTTTCCTCGGAAATAGAAAGCACCAGATACTCCCTCTGAGATATTTCCTGCCCAGAAACACTGTTCACCCCAGGGTAAGGGCCAGAAGCTTGCCCCTGTCCCCAAGGCCTCACTCCCTGTCCTTGAAGTTGGTTCATCCA carries:
- the STMN2 gene encoding stathmin-2 isoform X1, with the translated sequence MAKTAMAYKEKMKELSMLSLICSCFYPEPRNINIYTYDDMEVKQINKRASGQAFELILKPPSPISEAPRTLASPKKKDLSLEEIQKKLEAAEERRKSQEAQVLKQLAEKREHEREVLQKALEENNNFSKMAEEKLILKMEQIKENREANLAAIIERLQEKERHAAEVRRNKELQVELSG
- the STMN2 gene encoding stathmin-2 isoform X2 — encoded protein: MIAAYKEKMKELSMLSLICSCFYPEPRNINIYTYDDMEVKQINKRASGQAFELILKPPSPISEAPRTLASPKKKDLSLEEIQKKLEAAEERRKSQEAQVLKQLAEKREHEREVLQKALEENNNFSKMAEEKLILKMEQIKENREANLAAIIERLQEKERHAAEVRRNKELQVELSG